Within the Thermostichus lividus PCC 6715 genome, the region ACCCCATTCCCCAACAACCGTGGTATCCTCAAGCCGAAGTGTTAGATCTGTTACCTTGTCCGCTAGGGCTTGCGTCAAGGCTGGCAAGAAGGCCTCATTGATAAATTCTGGGAAGGGTTTATCTTCAACCGCTGGTGGCTTTTCTTTTTTTTCGGGTTTGGTGGGGGTCTCTTCGGCCATGACCATTGCTCGTGTAAACCTTAATCGATAATAGCATCCTGATTTTGTGCTAATCGAACCCTCAGCATTAGAATTACGCCCCTTAGCTATTAAGGATCTGGATAGCATTGTCCAACTGGATCAGTGTTGCTTGGGGGGCTTTTGGTCGCGCCAGAGCTACGAGCAGGAATTGAACCGGCCACAGCATACGGTGCTGGTCGTGGCTACGCTGGATCAGGTGTGGGGCTGTGGGGTGAGTTGGGGGATTGGCGATGAGCTACATATTGTGCTTCTGATGGTGCATCCTCAGTGTCGCCGTCAAGGATTTGGGGGATTACTGCTGTGTCGCCTACTGCAATTGGCACATCAGCGGGGCGATCGCCAGTGGGCTACCCTTGAAGTCCGTGCCAGCAATCAATCCGCCCTGCGACTATATCAGCAGTTTGAGT harbors:
- the rimI gene encoding ribosomal protein S18-alanine N-acetyltransferase — its product is MLIEPSALELRPLAIKDLDSIVQLDQCCLGGFWSRQSYEQELNRPQHTVLVVATLDQVWGCGVSWGIGDELHIVLLMVHPQCRRQGFGGLLLCRLLQLAHQRGDRQWATLEVRASNQSALRLYQQFEFEVVGRRPRYYEHPEEDALILWRNHLNTPAVGVILESQRQAWQNRVSSHGWVLVDLS